A window of Candidatus Firestonebacteria bacterium RIFOXYD2_FULL_39_29 contains these coding sequences:
- a CDS encoding phosphate acetyltransferase, protein MDLIEKFKEQAKKELKKIVLPEGEDDRILSSAAEIAKEKIAIPAVIGEPNSIKERAAKLSLNLSGVTIIDPVSSPKLDSYAKAYMSKRPDVSEGMAKRLVKKNLFFGAMMVSTGDADGMVAGAANATATIIQVSVLAIGFQKGISTPSSFFIMVVPEALGEKDKTLLYSDCAVNIDPNAEALADIAMASAMSTKEVLGMEPRVAMLSFSTKGSASHPNVDKVLAALKIVKEKMPNLMVDGEFQADTALVAAVAAKKVKEKSDVAGKANTLIFPDLQSGNISYKLTQYLANAKAYGPILQGFSKPVSDLSRGASVKDIVGVAAIMAVKAQKKG, encoded by the coding sequence ATGGATCTTATAGAGAAATTTAAAGAGCAGGCAAAAAAAGAACTAAAAAAAATTGTCCTTCCTGAAGGCGAAGACGACAGAATACTCTCTTCCGCCGCTGAAATAGCAAAAGAAAAAATCGCAATTCCCGCGGTTATAGGCGAGCCAAACAGCATTAAAGAAAGGGCTGCAAAACTTTCTCTTAATCTAAGCGGTGTAACCATAATTGATCCGGTAAGCTCTCCAAAACTTGACTCATATGCGAAAGCGTATATGTCAAAAAGACCGGATGTCTCTGAAGGGATGGCTAAAAGACTGGTAAAGAAGAATCTATTTTTTGGAGCTATGATGGTTTCAACCGGGGATGCGGACGGAATGGTTGCCGGAGCTGCTAATGCTACCGCGACTATCATCCAGGTTTCGGTGCTTGCTATCGGTTTCCAAAAAGGTATTTCTACCCCGTCTAGTTTCTTCATTATGGTTGTGCCGGAAGCTCTCGGAGAAAAGGATAAAACCCTGCTATATTCCGATTGTGCGGTTAACATAGATCCAAACGCAGAAGCGCTTGCCGATATTGCGATGGCTTCCGCTATGAGCACGAAAGAAGTCCTTGGTATGGAACCCAGAGTGGCGATGCTTTCTTTCTCTACCAAAGGTTCTGCGTCACATCCGAATGTAGATAAGGTACTTGCGGCGCTTAAAATAGTAAAAGAAAAAATGCCTAACTTGATGGTTGACGGTGAGTTTCAGGCTGATACCGCTCTTGTAGCTGCTGTGGCTGCAAAAAAAGTAAAAGAAAAAAGCGACGTGGCAGGAAAAGCAAATACTCTGATATTCCCTGATTTGCAGTCCGGAAATATTTCTTACAAATTAACTCAATATCTTGCAAATGCCAAAGCTTATGGCCCGATATTGCAGGGATTTTCCAAGCCGGTGAGCGACCTTTCCAGAGGAGCTTCAGTTAAAGATATTGTCGGCGTAGCAGCTATCATGGCTGTGAAAGCCCAGAAGAAAGGATAA
- a CDS encoding glucosamine-6-phosphate deaminase codes for MEVIVKNTVEEMSVCGAEVVAEVLKSKKNPILGLATGSTPVKMYGELIKMNKAGKLDFASVRTFNLDEYVGLAETHDQSYRYFMNTNLFDQVNIDKKNTNVPNGLAKDIAAGCAEYEKKIVAWGGIDIQVLGIGSNGHIAFNEPLSGMNTRTRKVSLTEGTIQDNARFFAKKSDVPTFAVSMGNGTILEARKIVLLANGKNKAAVVAHMIEGAISHMVPASFLQTHADVVVVLDKDAASMLKGKYPSSLAK; via the coding sequence ATGGAAGTAATAGTAAAAAATACAGTTGAAGAAATGTCAGTTTGCGGCGCGGAAGTTGTAGCAGAAGTATTGAAATCAAAAAAGAATCCGATACTCGGTCTTGCTACAGGTTCTACTCCTGTTAAGATGTACGGGGAACTAATAAAGATGAACAAAGCGGGAAAACTTGACTTTGCGAGTGTAAGAACTTTTAATCTTGACGAATATGTCGGCCTTGCGGAAACCCACGATCAAAGCTACAGATATTTTATGAATACGAACCTTTTTGATCAAGTAAACATTGATAAGAAAAATACCAACGTACCGAACGGCCTGGCAAAGGATATTGCCGCCGGTTGCGCGGAATATGAGAAAAAAATAGTGGCCTGGGGCGGTATTGATATCCAGGTGCTTGGAATAGGTTCAAATGGTCACATTGCATTTAACGAACCTCTTTCCGGGATGAACACCAGAACAAGAAAAGTTTCTTTAACCGAAGGGACAATACAGGACAATGCGAGATTTTTCGCGAAAAAATCTGACGTACCTACCTTTGCTGTTTCCATGGGCAACGGAACCATACTTGAAGCGAGAAAAATAGTGCTTCTTGCGAACGGCAAGAACAAAGCTGCGGTGGTCGCTCACATGATAGAAGGAGCGATATCACATATGGTGCCGGCTTCCTTCCTTCAGACGCATGCTGATGTCGTAGTTGTTCTGGACAAAGACGCAGCTTCAATGCTTAAAGGAAAGTATCCGAGTTCGTTGGCAAAATAA
- a CDS encoding cold-shock protein, which translates to MEKKGKVKWFNEAKGYGFIEQEGGGDVFAHYSAIQGEGFKTLAAGQEVKFEVTDGAKGPQAINITKI; encoded by the coding sequence ATGGAAAAGAAAGGGAAAGTTAAGTGGTTTAATGAAGCAAAAGGTTATGGATTCATAGAGCAGGAAGGCGGCGGGGATGTGTTTGCTCATTATTCCGCTATTCAAGGGGAAGGTTTCAAGACCCTGGCTGCAGGGCAGGAAGTAAAATTTGAAGTTACTGATGGTGCAAAAGGTCCGCAAGCCATAAATATTACAAAAATCTAG
- a CDS encoding cysteine desulfurase NifS, which produces MKRIYLDYAATTPVHPDVLSAMTPYFMELFGNASTIYHYGRESKKAIEEARESFAKIIGADQSEVIFTSGGTESDNHAIKGAAYANRTKGNHIITCKIEHHAVLETCHYLEKEGFKVTYLPVDTDGLVNLEELKKAITDKTILISIMAANNEIGVLQPIAEIGKIAREKKIVFHTDAVQMAGSLPIDVEKMNIDLLSVSAHKLYGPKGIGGLYIRKGVKISPFIHGGEQEKRRRAGTENVPGIVGFGKACEIAMQNMEKEAKRISGLRDKFIEGLMKIIPEVKLNGHAIKRLPNNVNVSVKYIEGESMILNLDMEGICASSGSACTSGSLEPSHVLMSLGLSHELSHGSVRFTLGKNTTEDELSIVLEKFSETVDRLRKLSPLYKPTKK; this is translated from the coding sequence ATGAAACGTATATATCTTGACTACGCAGCCACGACCCCTGTCCATCCGGACGTTCTTTCTGCTATGACGCCTTACTTTATGGAGTTATTCGGTAACGCATCTACTATTTATCATTACGGGAGAGAATCAAAAAAGGCGATAGAAGAGGCGCGGGAGTCATTTGCAAAAATCATAGGTGCTGATCAGTCGGAAGTAATATTTACAAGCGGGGGGACTGAATCTGATAATCATGCTATCAAGGGGGCTGCTTATGCCAATAGAACAAAGGGTAATCATATAATTACGTGCAAAATCGAACATCATGCAGTATTGGAGACATGTCATTATCTTGAGAAAGAAGGCTTTAAAGTGACTTATTTACCGGTTGATACTGACGGGCTTGTTAACCTTGAGGAGTTGAAAAAGGCGATTACGGATAAAACAATACTTATTTCCATCATGGCTGCGAATAACGAGATAGGTGTACTTCAACCGATAGCGGAGATCGGAAAAATTGCAAGGGAGAAAAAGATAGTATTTCATACGGATGCCGTGCAGATGGCAGGTTCTCTCCCTATTGATGTGGAAAAGATGAACATTGACCTCCTTTCAGTTTCTGCGCATAAATTATACGGACCAAAAGGGATCGGCGGTTTATACATCAGAAAAGGTGTTAAAATATCTCCTTTTATTCACGGTGGAGAACAGGAAAAAAGAAGAAGAGCCGGCACTGAGAATGTTCCGGGAATAGTCGGATTTGGCAAGGCATGTGAAATTGCCATGCAAAATATGGAGAAAGAAGCAAAGAGAATATCAGGACTTAGAGATAAATTTATAGAAGGTCTGATGAAAATAATTCCCGAGGTTAAATTAAACGGTCACGCAATAAAGCGGCTCCCAAATAATGTAAATGTATCTGTAAAATATATTGAAGGTGAGTCCATGATACTTAATCTGGACATGGAAGGGATTTGCGCTTCTTCAGGTTCCGCCTGTACTTCCGGTTCACTGGAACCTTCTCATGTTTTAATGTCATTAGGATTATCCCATGAACTTTCACACGGCTCCGTAAGATTTACTCTCGGAAAGAATACGACAGAAGATGAGCTTTCAATTGTGCTGGAAAAATTTTCAGAAACAGTAGATAGGCTAAGGAAATTGTCACCGCTGTATAAACCAACAAAAAAGTAA
- a CDS encoding DNA repair protein RecN, whose translation MALKELRIKNFAIIETASVEFDSGFNVITGETGAGKSIIIDSLNAALGERASLELIKSGKDTAEVQALFQEINKEVKQKLVEAGLDHDEELLIKRELSRTGKGRCYINDNLVTVNTLKQIAEYLADIHGQHEHQALLNPKNQLELVDSFGKLETERSKYAENYTCLEELLKKRASLVMNEQEKQRRIDMLQYAIKEIDEAKLKEGEDADIEKLRNILVNSEKISASVAEVNTLLNGDENTNSSLAGIEKAEVKLEALANIDPSLKTAAEALKNTVIELKEAAETVSSYKEKMDFDPDRLEKIDDRRDLILKLKKKYGSSVSEIIEYCEKQKAELNAITKSEEELGKIDAEIARLRIEAGKNAVILSEKRKKTALDLEKRVVSELADLGMAKTKFKVEFSKEEDAFGVLELNGKIYSANKTGFDKTQFLISSNIGEEPKPFNKIASGGEMSRVMLSLKVITGSSDKVGTLVFDEIDTGIGGNMGLTAGKKMKEAAKSRQVICITHLPQIASLAKEHIYIEKGVKNNKTVISIEKLNKEGRIKEVARMLGGSDNKAALTHAKELLK comes from the coding sequence GTGGCTTTAAAAGAATTAAGGATTAAAAACTTTGCCATAATTGAAACAGCTTCCGTGGAGTTTGACTCCGGTTTTAATGTTATAACCGGAGAGACCGGCGCAGGGAAGTCTATTATTATTGACTCTCTAAACGCCGCGCTTGGGGAAAGAGCTTCGCTGGAACTTATAAAGAGCGGAAAAGATACAGCTGAAGTACAAGCCTTGTTCCAGGAGATTAATAAAGAGGTAAAGCAAAAACTTGTTGAAGCCGGTCTTGATCATGATGAGGAACTCTTAATAAAAAGAGAGCTAAGCAGGACAGGAAAAGGACGCTGTTATATTAATGACAACCTTGTAACGGTTAATACCCTAAAACAGATAGCGGAATACCTTGCCGATATTCACGGGCAGCATGAGCATCAGGCGCTTTTAAACCCTAAAAATCAACTTGAGCTGGTGGATTCTTTCGGCAAACTCGAAACTGAGAGGTCTAAATATGCGGAAAATTACACCTGTCTTGAAGAACTCTTGAAAAAAAGAGCTTCTCTTGTTATGAATGAGCAGGAAAAACAAAGAAGAATAGATATGTTGCAGTATGCGATAAAAGAGATAGATGAGGCGAAACTCAAAGAAGGGGAAGATGCGGATATTGAGAAACTCCGTAATATCCTTGTTAACTCGGAAAAGATTTCCGCGAGTGTTGCCGAAGTTAACACGCTTCTAAACGGGGATGAAAATACAAATTCTTCGCTTGCCGGGATAGAAAAAGCAGAGGTAAAATTAGAAGCACTTGCAAATATTGACCCATCATTAAAGACTGCGGCGGAAGCTCTTAAAAATACCGTGATAGAACTTAAAGAAGCTGCTGAAACTGTATCCTCATATAAAGAGAAGATGGATTTTGATCCGGACAGGCTGGAAAAGATCGATGATCGGAGAGATCTGATACTGAAACTGAAGAAAAAATACGGAAGCAGTGTATCTGAAATAATAGAGTATTGTGAAAAACAAAAAGCAGAGTTAAATGCTATTACAAAGAGTGAAGAAGAGCTGGGGAAAATTGATGCTGAAATAGCAAGATTGAGAATTGAAGCGGGAAAAAATGCAGTAATTCTCTCCGAGAAAAGGAAAAAAACAGCGCTTGATCTGGAAAAACGGGTAGTTTCTGAGCTGGCCGATCTTGGAATGGCTAAAACAAAATTTAAAGTGGAATTTTCAAAAGAGGAAGATGCTTTTGGAGTTCTTGAGCTTAACGGAAAAATATATTCGGCAAATAAAACGGGGTTTGATAAGACACAATTCCTTATATCTTCCAATATAGGAGAAGAACCGAAACCTTTTAATAAGATCGCTTCCGGCGGGGAAATGTCCCGTGTTATGCTCTCTTTAAAAGTAATTACCGGAAGTTCCGACAAAGTGGGGACTCTGGTTTTTGACGAAATAGATACAGGAATAGGCGGGAATATGGGCCTGACTGCCGGAAAAAAAATGAAAGAAGCCGCAAAGTCCAGGCAGGTTATCTGTATTACGCATCTGCCTCAGATCGCTTCCCTGGCAAAAGAACATATTTATATAGAAAAAGGCGTTAAGAACAATAAGACAGTTATAAGCATTGAGAAATTAAATAAAGAAGGTCGTATAAAAGAAGTAGCCAGAATGCTGGGCGGCTCGGACAACAAAGCAGCTCTAACGCACGCGAAAGAACTTCTTAAGTAA
- a CDS encoding 1-deoxy-D-xylulose-5-phosphate synthase, whose translation MNILDRVNYPKDIKNMTKAELQMLSNELRDFVVNVVSKTGGHLASNLGVAELTVALHYVFDAPKDKIIWDVGHQSYIHKILTGRKKKFHTLRQFGGISGFPKLTESVYDAFETGHSGTSISAALGMAAARDIKGESNKVIAVTGDASLSNGISLEAINNAGHLKKDLIVILNDNEMSIAPNVGAISAHLNRIITGEFYNNAKEKAKNFISKKEIFGLPVMRIAKVIEEGLKGIISHGIMFEELGFRYIGPVDGHDITQLIATFESIKRFKEPVMIHVVTKKGKGYEHAENDPTSFHGTPAFEIESGEVSSKKGKSFTKTFSENLIKLAAKNKKIVAITAAMPSGTGLDKFQEKYPDRFFDVGIAEEHAVTFAAGLAVSGLRPVVAIYSTFMQRSYDCIVHDVAMPNLPVVLALDRSGIVGDDGETHQGVFDISFLSHIPNLSIMSPADEKEFGEMLAIAFKLRGPSAIRYPRGEVTPGSLSGKKTVYGRSAEVRAGKGICIIAVGTMLSEVLKAADELKKEKIFPAVIDARFIKPIDTKMLDLVQKNYKKIVIVEENVLSGGYGSLVLEYYNKKGKTARVVRLGLPDKFIEHGSRKLLIEKYGISKEHIKKAIMSNKI comes from the coding sequence ATGAATATTCTTGACCGGGTTAATTACCCTAAAGATATTAAAAATATGACAAAAGCAGAGCTGCAAATGCTTTCAAATGAGCTCCGGGATTTTGTCGTTAATGTAGTTTCGAAAACCGGTGGACACCTGGCTTCGAATCTTGGAGTGGCTGAATTAACGGTGGCTTTGCATTATGTCTTTGACGCGCCAAAAGACAAGATAATCTGGGATGTCGGACACCAGTCGTACATTCATAAAATACTTACGGGACGGAAGAAGAAATTCCATACGCTTCGCCAGTTTGGAGGTATCTCCGGGTTCCCTAAACTCACTGAGAGCGTTTATGATGCGTTTGAAACCGGACATTCTGGAACTTCTATTTCAGCGGCTCTGGGTATGGCGGCGGCAAGGGATATCAAAGGGGAAAGTAATAAAGTTATTGCGGTTACGGGGGATGCAAGCCTGTCAAACGGTATATCCCTGGAAGCTATTAATAATGCCGGGCATTTAAAAAAAGATCTCATAGTGATTCTGAATGATAATGAAATGTCCATTGCTCCGAATGTGGGTGCTATTTCAGCTCACCTTAACAGGATTATTACAGGTGAGTTCTATAATAATGCAAAAGAGAAGGCAAAAAACTTTATTTCAAAAAAAGAGATTTTCGGGCTTCCGGTTATGAGGATTGCAAAAGTTATCGAAGAGGGATTGAAAGGTATTATCTCCCACGGAATAATGTTTGAAGAACTTGGGTTCCGGTATATTGGACCTGTTGACGGTCATGACATAACTCAATTGATCGCAACTTTTGAAAGTATTAAGAGATTTAAAGAGCCGGTGATGATTCATGTCGTGACAAAAAAAGGAAAGGGATATGAGCATGCTGAAAATGATCCGACTTCTTTTCACGGAACTCCTGCATTCGAAATAGAAAGCGGGGAAGTTAGTTCTAAAAAGGGAAAGTCCTTTACTAAAACCTTTTCGGAAAATTTGATAAAGCTTGCGGCTAAAAATAAAAAAATAGTCGCTATTACGGCTGCCATGCCTTCCGGAACGGGGCTTGATAAATTTCAGGAAAAATATCCTGACAGGTTCTTTGATGTGGGTATTGCTGAAGAGCACGCGGTAACTTTCGCGGCAGGGCTCGCGGTCTCGGGGCTAAGACCCGTTGTAGCTATTTATTCCACCTTTATGCAGCGCTCTTATGACTGCATTGTCCATGATGTGGCGATGCCGAATCTTCCCGTTGTGCTTGCACTGGACCGCTCGGGGATAGTAGGTGATGACGGAGAAACACATCAAGGTGTATTTGATATCTCATTTTTGAGCCATATCCCGAATCTTTCAATAATGTCGCCTGCCGATGAAAAGGAATTTGGAGAGATGCTTGCGATTGCTTTTAAGCTTAGGGGGCCTTCAGCTATAAGGTATCCGAGAGGGGAAGTAACCCCGGGAAGCCTGAGCGGTAAGAAAACTGTATATGGCAGATCAGCGGAGGTGAGAGCGGGTAAAGGTATTTGTATTATTGCCGTAGGCACCATGCTGAGCGAAGTTTTAAAAGCAGCAGATGAACTTAAAAAAGAAAAGATATTTCCTGCGGTAATCGACGCAAGGTTTATCAAACCTATAGATACTAAAATGCTTGATCTGGTGCAGAAGAATTATAAAAAAATAGTAATCGTAGAAGAAAATGTTCTTTCCGGCGGATATGGAAGCCTGGTGCTGGAATACTATAATAAAAAAGGCAAGACAGCCCGTGTTGTGAGGCTGGGGCTGCCTGATAAATTTATTGAGCATGGAAGCAGAAAACTTTTAATAGAAAAGTACGGTATCTCCAAAGAGCATATAAAAAAAGCAATAATGTCAAACAAGATATAA
- a CDS encoding exodeoxyribonuclease VII small subunit, translating to MADKEVKFESALEKLEEIVDKLESGDIGLDESIKQYEEGMKLLKFCTAKLDEVEKKIEVLVKDKGGKVTGSKPFKNEEAQDKLL from the coding sequence ATGGCAGATAAAGAAGTGAAGTTTGAGTCGGCTTTAGAGAAGCTCGAAGAGATTGTTGATAAATTAGAGAGCGGTGATATAGGGTTGGATGAATCTATTAAGCAGTATGAAGAAGGGATGAAACTCCTGAAATTTTGCACGGCAAAACTTGATGAAGTGGAGAAAAAGATAGAAGTGCTTGTGAAGGATAAAGGCGGGAAAGTTACTGGATCGAAGCCTTTTAAGAATGAAGAAGCACAGGATAAGCTTTTGTAG